In Glycine max cultivar Williams 82 chromosome 15, Glycine_max_v4.0, whole genome shotgun sequence, the DNA window catcacataacacccccgatgtttttctccatttcatccatcctgcttgaatgcgatgattcacatccccttcaatttccccatcatcctgtattacagacccaagatatttaaaccgtgtgacttgagggataatatggtctcctattttcacctctgagttagaaaccctccttctattgttgaacttacattccatatacttcgatttgcttctgcttaggcgaaagccgtgtgtttctagagctcgtctccaagtttccaacctctcattcaactcctccctcgactctccaaggaggactatgtcatctgcaaaaagcatgcatctcggcgctatctcttagatttgttccgtgaggacatccagaattaaggtaaaaaggtaggggctaagggttgacccttgatgtaaaccaattgtgatgggaaaatcgtctgactctccaccctgtgtcctaacactagtcgataccctatcatacatatcttggatagctcgaatatatgcaaccctaacccctttcttctctagagctttccacaaaatctctctaggcactctatcatacgttttctccaagtcaataaaaatcaagtgcaagtcttgttggaccatgcgatattgctccatcacccgccgtaataaataaatcgcttccatggtcgaccttcccggcatgaaatcaaattgattctcagtaacttgagtctcctttcttaatctccgttcgatcactctttcccataatttcatggtatgactcatgagcttgattcccctataatttgcacaattttgtatatcccccttgttcttatagattggcactaacgtgcttctcctccattcctccggcatgcgttttgacctcataatttcgttaaagagttcggtgagccactcaagacctctatctccaagagttttccacacttcaataggtatgttgtctggccccaccgccttaccattactcattcttttcaacgcttcctttacttcctgtttctgaatctgacgatagtacttatagttccggtcctcttctcttgtgtctagactgctagagtcatatccatatccatcattaaataagttgtggaaatacgccttccacctttccttgatatctttttcatgcactaagactttgccttcttcatccttaacacactttacttgatccaaatctctagtcttcctctctctacccttagcaagcctatatatagatctttctccgtccctggttcctagagcttggtatagtccgtcaaaagcttgggctcttgcctcactcaccgcctttttggtttcatttctagctatcttatacttatcccaagtttcagaatttctacacctagaccactccttgaaacactccttttttactctaactttgctctgaacattttcattcctccaccacgattctttacccctaggtccaaaacctctagattcacccaacgtctctttagccactttaataatctcttgggacatcttgttcacatatcatttgcacttccttgtgattgtccacaccaaccctcccatatcttttgttggaagattccttgtttctcacccttcaagtgccaccatttgatccttggtgctaccagaggacttcttctctttgccctatctctaattcttacatccataaccaaaactctatgttgggtagtcaagctctctcccgggataactttacagttcaagcaatacttcctatcagacttcctgataaggaagaaatctatctgagaacatgtccctccacttttgtaagtgataagatgttcctctcttttcttaaaccatgtattggctatagaaagatccaaagcctccgaaaactccaagatggatttaccctccccattcatctcccctaggccaaaacccccatgcaccccctcaaaacctctagccacgctacctacatgtccattgagatcccctcctaggaaaactttctctccttggggtatatcctgaagtaccccttctagatcctcccaaaattttaccttaaagtgttctgctaacccaacctgaggtgcgtacccactaataacattaaaggtgtcctgtcccactaccaattttaagactatgatacgatctcctactcttcttacatccacgacatccttcttccactccttgtccacaataatccctaccccatttcttgatctgatttttcccgtataccacagcttaaatcccgagttgtctaattctttcgctttttcacctgtccacttagtttcttgtaggcacataaaattgatcttcctcctcaccataacatccactatttccatagattttccagtaagtgtgcctatattccatgtaccaaagcgaatcctcctgtcatgaactagcttctttacccacacccgttcacgaaaatgtgggaacccttgcttacttttcactacatccgggcggcgatgcagcggcccttgctcttttgacactgtactcgagccatacagcgcgttgcttccgggcaacgacctagcattcacattattacgtaattgatccatgtcatagagattcgacaaagtttaacgttggctgtcgaaagcctaacacaaccctctccttttatctgggcttgggaccggctaagaatagcaaagctaCCCTAGGCAGGATTTTGGTCTGTGAAAGAAaatccaataaaataaaaaagtaaaaaaggtaTGTGTatgtaaaatttagtttaatactTATGCAGCCTGTGGGATTTACTGTTAAAGTAGAGCAACTTTAATCCTATATATATAGCGTGCATAACTTTAATCCTGATATGGTCTCTGCTAGGATTTTGCTGATCATTTAGGACTTTGTTGTTCTTAGGTAATTACTAGATTTTGTATATCTTTGAGTGCTCCAGAGCTTATTTTCTTGATCTTTTTTCCCCTCTCGTTCTTGTTCTTTGCTGCTTTCTGCCCTTTTTATTAGGAAAATGTCAAGACAAAGCATCCTCAGTTGCTATATGAGTCCAAGTTGTACAGAGTTCTCCAGGGAGGAAGTAATGTCTCTTGTCATATAaaattttttgtctttcttttattttcacgttgTGCAGTGACACCTACTTTTAGTAATTGATCttatttatacttatataaCAATGCCTATACAAATTTGGTATTGGCAGCTGGAATTCCAGATGTTAGATGGTTTGGAGTGGAGGGAGATTACAATGTTCTAGTGATGGATCTGCTTGGACCTAGTCTTGAAGATCTATTTAACTTCTGCAGTAGAAAGCTCTCACTAAAGACAGTTCTCATGCTTGCTGATCACATGGTAGACCGGCCTTCCCCATCTCTTGAGTGAATGAATGAGAGAAAATCCCTATTAACTATTTCATTTAGATGATACTATTAATTAATGTCTTATATAGGTCCTCTAGGTCCTGTTTATGCAACCGATTAGAAATACCTAGTTGGCTAACTAATAAACTAATAGTAACTActtgtattttgatttttggtcAGATCAACCGTGTTGAGTTTGTTCATTCTAAATCATTTCTTCATCGGGATATCAAACCAGATAATTTCCTCATGGGCTTGGGAAGGCGGGCAAACCAGGTGGCTGATCCTGTTTACTTGTGAGCTTTTGATgtattgtattttcattttttatgtatttaatcCATTTGAATCTACATGTAGGTTTACTGTATTGATTttggtttggccaagaaatatAGAGATAGTTCAACCCATCAACACATTCCTTACAGGTACAAGGATTCAGATACTAATCTAGGTTATTCCTTTTGTTAGACCTTGTTGCCTAGTTGAATTGATATGACTTAATTTTGACATTGTAATTGTAACTTTTCATGTTGTTTCATGTTGTCAATGTCATATTACTGTTCATCCTCATCTTCATGGAAAAGTTTAGCAAATTTAGATGGCTAAGGGTGGGTGTATTCATATGATTTCTTCAGAGCATAATTATATGTCTGCATTATCAAACATTTTGGTGGCAGTAAAAGTTGATAACCCAATCATGTTCCAATTGACTAATATTTGTTAGATTTTCACACATCAAGTGTCTTTAATTGGTATGATGATGTTTTGAATTTCCCGTATATTTATATACGGTACTCTTGCTGGATTTTGTGCCTTTAGCAGCTGAAAAACTGAGATTTGGATGCTTGCAGGGACAATGACTAAGATTTTGATGGAAACTTGAAAGAAGTTCAGAGCTGTTCTTAATCTACGTGAATTTGCATTGTTTCTAACTTAAATAAttccttgttttgaatttggtttgaaattatattagtatcaattatcaaaatcaaatattattttttggccaaGATTTGGTGATTCCTCTTTcaagttttatataaaatacaagGAAAGAGGACAGGGAAATCAGGAAAATTCTATATCAAATAAAAACtgattaattttgaaatcaactttcTGAAAGATTTATGTTTCTGGCTATAAATTCTGACTTGAGAAACTATTACAAGTCCCCctgaccccccccccccccccccaaaaaaaaaaaaatttatggttACCAAGATAGATTATAATCAAAGTGATGGATTAGTAATGGGAGATGTAAATCATAGGATTCAAGCTCATGCTGGGTGGATAAAATGGAGTGCTCTAGGTGTTATTTGTGGTTGAAGGTGCCTTTTAAGCTAAAAGGAAAATCTTATTGCCCAATCATAAGACGAGTGAGCTTTATGGTGCTGAATGTTGGGTGATAAAGGACCAATAAGAGCATAAGGGTTACAAAGATGAGAATTATGCCTTGGAAGGCTTGGATGATTGCTTATACAAGGGTAAGATCAGTCATGtctcaagaatatatatattagagGGAAAATTGGAGTGGCATCTACTGAGGAAAATATGGTAGAATTGTTGCCTAAGATGGTCTGGACATGTGGTAAGAAGACCAATAAAATTAGAAGCCATAATAAGTTGATCATTTGGAGGATGGCCCAATAATAAGGGGTTGAGGTAGACCTAGATAGACTCCTGCTGAAACTATTATAAAAGATCTAGAATCAAATGTTCTCTATGAAAATTGCAGAATTGGTTATGGACAAAACACAATAACATCATTTGATCCATATAGTGCACCTCACTTGTTAGGAAGATGCTTTGGTTGTTGTACCAAGACTTCCTAAAACCAGCTATGTGGTGCTTCCATGGGTAAGAAGGTTAATATAGTTTGATGGTAAGAAGGTTAATATAGTTTGATGCTTCTAAGAGAGCTAGAAACTGTGTCTTGTGTATGGCTGTTAACGGAAACAAATGTAAACAGgaattaagaaataataaagCAGGAAAATCAAGGAGATTGGAAGAGATTAAAGGATACTATATCTTAACTTTATAAGTTTTCTAACACCagatttatattaaaaacacCTGAAAGGACTCGCCTCTGAATCTGTGTAGTAGGTAACTTGATTGTGAAGTTGCATCGTTGTAGCGTTCCTACCTCTGAAAGGTAAGGGCAAATATAATCTTTATGCACTAATTTTCTAATCATGACACATGAAAGAGACAGTGGGTGTTTGGAAACAGtttatttctttgaaataatcacatttttttcaaagattCTCTCACGAAGCTGATAGAAATAAGCAATTATTTCTTCAAAGAAAGTTACTGAACACACTTAGATATTAAACTAATACTTAAGAATACTCTGTctcctaataataaaataatctaccTAGAGTCCTGAAAATTAAAATCCGTTTCTTGTCCTTTACTGAAATTATGATTCTTTCTTTCGATGCAGAATCTGCCAAGTTTCCAAAacttggtatatatatatatatgatcgaTGCCCTTCTTCctgcattatttattatttgcagACTAGTTTGAATTTTGCACCGATTCCATTGTATAATTTTCTATTCAGAAGAAATGTATTCACCTTATTGGTAGAAGTGaatcaaatttgattatgtGTAGAATGCTTTTTTGCATTGCCATAGCATCCTAGTTTTGTGATTTATAGGATAAGGTTGTGAGAAGTGTATTAAATTTGATTGTGTGTAGAATACTTTTTTGCATTGCCATATCATCCTAGTTTTGTGATTTATAGGATAAGGTTGTCAGAAGTGTATTAAATTTGATTGTGTGTAGAATGCTTTTTTGCATTGCCATATCAtccttgttttgtgatttaaaggaTAAGGTTGTGATTCTTGTTAGTGATGTTGCATTCATGTCACCCtgattttatgtttatgtaGCCTTCCCCAGACTTGGCTAGTGCTGTTTTAATATTACTTTAATTTGTAAGTGTGACATTCTATCTGATCATTAAACTGCAGGGAAAACAAGAATTTAACTGGGACTGCTAGATACGCGAGTATGAATACCCACCTTGGCATTGGTATGTATGGTGTATGATTCTTACCTGGAATTTATTAATGTGTAGCAAAAAGGCAAAGTTGTGTCATCTAACAGATACACGTTGCTTGGTCCTTCTTTTATGATCAATGCACAGAGCAAAGTCGAAGAGATGATTTGGAGTCTGTTGGTTTTGTCTTGATGTATTTCTTGAGAGGAAGGTGATTATTGCTGTCTACCTTGCATTGTTATCTTCAAGTACCATGCTGAATGCCTTTGACCTGATATTCATTTTATATGTAGTCTCCCTTGGCAAGGACTTAAAGCAGGAACAAAGAAACACAAGTACGAGAGAATCAGTGAAAAAAAGGTTTCTACCTCAATTGAGGTGGATACTGTTATTATTGGCCTCCTTGAATCCATATTTTGCACTATTTCTTGAACTATACTGATAACTTGTTGATTATTCCAGGCCTTGTGTCGAGGTTATCCAACAGAATTTGCATCATACTTCCATTACTGCCGCTCATTAAGGTTTGATGATAGGCCAGATTATGCTTACCTCAAAAGAATATTTTGCGACTTGTTTATTCGTGAAGGTGTGAAATTAATCTGACATAGAGTCCATCTCTTTTGTCTCTGTCCTTAAGTTTATTGTGTATATACTCttatatgattttcttttcaatttattaaagACCATGTGTATTTTATCATTACATTGGCATGTGGACAGGATTCCAGTTTGATTATGTGTTTGATTGGACAATCTTGAAGTATCAGCAATCACAGCTAGCTGCTCCTCCAGCACGTGCCATTGTAAGTGGTTTCTATACTCTTGATTGCTTTTGCCTTTGGGATCTTTCACTTCAGCCATGGATAGAATTCTGAGATGGCAAGATGCTTGTATTTTAGGGTCCTAATGTTGGAACTAGTTCTGCAATGCCACCGGCTGTGACTAATGCTGATAGACAGACAGGTAATTTCTTTGTTGtctgtatatttctttatgGCATTGAAATTTGGCAGTTTGCTTTCTTTAGTGTATTCAAGTCCAATACATGCTGTTTAGCTTGCTGTTCTTGGTATGATCTAaccttttctctcatttttaaaatttaaaattttatgtgtaATTTATTAGTTCACtacaacaacaaagccttatcccactaggtgaggttggctacatggatcacaTGATACTATTTGGCACAGTTAGAAACTAAAGTTTCAGAAATATTAAGTTTGAGATCTCTCTTGATGATTTCCTCCAATGTCCTTTTTGGTCTCCCTCTTCAGAAACctattttattcaattcattCTGTAAAAGTAATTACTTTTTGCATCCTCACATTGGTTGTTGTTGCTCTAATGTTATCTTTATCTTTCAGCAACTTGTTAACCTAGGTTCTTTAGTAGCTTTTATGTCTTGTTCCTCTAAGTTTAGCTCTTGAGCTTTCTGTTGCTAATATTTTACCCCTTTCTTACAGGAGAGGAAGAAGGGCGACCTCCTGGTCTGGTTTCAGGGGATTCCACAAGGCGAAGAATGTCAGGGCCCATCACAAACTCTGTAAATATTTCAAAGCAGAAAAATCCAGTCACTACGGATGCTGCCCTTAATAAGGAAGCCATGGTAAGTTGTTTGGAGTGCACAGTTTCCTTGGGGTTCTTTTTAAAGATCAGATCATTCTTAACTCAAATAATGCAGTTATCAAGGCCCAATGTCTTGGGGCAGTCAAGTGGATCAAGGCGAGCTGCGGTTTCTAGTAGGCGTGATGCATTTGTTGGTTCGGATTTGGATCTTCGTACTCGTTCTACTGGGGCTAACCCTGGAACAGCAATTAAAACATCATCTGCGAGAAATGCTTCTCATGTCAAGAACTATGAAACTGCAATCAAGGGCATTGAGGGTTTGCAATTAGAAAATGATGAGAAGGCACATTATTGATTCCTAACCTTTTCATGTTGTAAATATAAGCTTTGGTTGACGGGCACTACAATAGTTGCATGTTGCCAAGGTGAGTCGCGAAGGGACGTGAATTTGAACTCAGAAGTCTGGGCTTGTGTTGTTTAACCCTTGTGCTCATGCTGATCAAGCATGGAAGCTGAAAAAATTTGAGCTAAATCAGGGATTGTTCTTGCTTCGAAGCTCAGGGTTTACGCTGGCACTAGTCTTCTGGCGGGAACCCTAAATTTTGTAACCTTTTCCTGTGAGTTATTATTGATTTACCAGATGTCTAAAGTGTCATGTGGATCACATTGTTCAAAACTATCAAATACCAGCAAAAATATCTACTCAAGTTTTGGATAAGACCAAAGTTTCCAAGATGTTTCTGGAGATTACTGCGGTATTTAGGAATATTCAAGGTTCTTGAAATGTTTCTACCTTGTGAAATTCTTATAAGCTTGAATCCTCGTATTTCTTTAGTTTGTCTTTAATGTTATCTCGTAATAATATCTGTAAATTTTTATTCCAATAATTTGGAAGGTTTTCTTTAAATTCGGATTTGCTCGTGTCTGGGATTCTTACTCCTGATCCTTATGGTTGATTGAACATGGACTAGCCAATATTGATGCTCCTTATTTGAATAGGTTGACTATTCGCTCTCGTTTGTCTTATTAAAACTGAGTGTGCAAAATTGTTGAGACTATGAGagaatatttatcaattaactAACCAGAGAATATTTACCAATTAACGAACTTTTAGTTAATCAAGAGTTAATTTTAACCTATGaagaagttaaaagttattttttttttttttaaagaagctTATTTAAACAGATTCATATGTCCATTTGACGTTATTTTATTAGCTCGTATTGCTTATATTGAAAATCTGTTAAGACCATCATATCATATCTGCTGTTAAATACAAAAAGATATCGTAAAAGAAAGTCGCATGTCTTGCTGGACTTGATTTGTTGATTGTCCATTAGGCATGCAATGCGCTTAAGTTTGGATAAGATTATGTTACCGGgctttattatgttttattgaAATTCCCCTCTTCAAATTTATCTGTATTGTTGACAAGTTTActgttcatttttatattttatcacatTCATATTTGAAATGGTTATCCGTATTATTTTGGGGAGTAAACCTGTGTAATTCTTAGTCGAAAGACAAGAATTAATTTGTCTAGgttttaagatttatttaagAGGTTCttccaacaaatttttttatacgcATGTGTTAGGGATTGAATTTTTTATCATATGTTTAATGGACAAGATTATCTATCAATTATGTTATACCATATTGGTTGGtataaatattgttattaaatCTGACATGTATCGGTCTGTTCGATGAAAACTTGAGCTATGTTCTACAATTGGATTGGATGTGCAAATGATTTGGTTATGATATAATCAAACCGACTTTAAATAGGTGAAACCATCCTAAGAATAGTGTAGTCAATCAAGGCTCGTTGTACACTAGGTCACACTCATATACTTTATTTGTttacataattataatttatattagtttaattagtgACTCATTAGTTCTATAAGAGATTCATTAATTAAGCATCCTTACCTAGCTAATTACTAATCTGAGTTTTATAACATTGACCAAAAGTACTATTTTATATCTTAATGGTAAAtcataacaaacaaaatattgaactaaattcaaatatatataataaagtaattagttacaaaaaattatttgtattaaagcttaattaagtttttcataatTGGAATATAAGCAGTTTTCAAATTACTAcctaatattcatttttttaccaagtacctgaaaaaaatttcagtttCATTTTACTATCTGTCATTAGTCGTCTTCCATTAAGTGATGACGTGTCATCACGCCTTGTCACAAATACCCCATTGTCACATTATCACCTCCAATGACACGATAATGACGTGTCAATGATTGGGCGTGATGATGTGACACTTCGTCTGTTCACGTCATCACTTAATGGAAGGAGATTAACGACAGGtagaaagttgaaacaaaattttTTCTAGTAGgtatttgacaaaaaatgaatttttaggtaGTAATATGAAACGACctatgtggaagcaaagctaccATGACGATTcaccaagatgttttgatgatgccaaagctcAAAGAGTTGTTTCAAGATTGAAGAATCAAGCATTCAAGAttccactcaaagattcaagaatcaaatgaagaaatcaagaagcatcaAGTCAAGTCAAAGTAggtagtaaaaaatatttttcaaaaaatatcaaatagcacactttttgttttaaaaaggattttctGAAATCTTCTAAAATCTTCTAAGTTATTAGATTTTttactttctggtaatcgattaccatttggtagtaatcaattaccagtgactagGATGGTTTTCAAACTGGTATCAAtgctttgcaacgttccaaaatgaGTTTCAaataatgtaatcgattacactatattagtaatcgattacaaatgaatctgaacgttgaaattcaaattcaattgtgaagagtcacaactttttataaaatacattgtgtaatcgattacaccattatggtaatcgattaccagtgaatgtttttgaagaaaatgttaagagttataactcttaacatggttttctcaaaaggtATCAAGGTTCTATAAATATATGACCTTGACACgcattttacatatataacacaatatacaataatacaaaaaaacctttaccaaattcattctaagtttttgttcaatctttccttgaagaaaggaaaattctgcaaaaacaaaaattgtgctatccttctatttttcttttcttcttcattcattctccctcttgccaaaagaattcaaagaactaaccgtttaagaattattttgattccccaaacaaagaattcaaagaactaaccgtctgagaattctttgcccaaacactgaattcaaagaactaaccgtttgagaattctgtgtaagaagcaggtagcttcttggttgtaatagtgaacacaaggaagggtacatcctttgtggttcgcttcaagtaaaaggtacatctacttggttgttcaaagagaacaagagagggtacatcctttgtggctctttgcttgtaaaggatttttacaaggaaaGGAAATCTCAAGAGGTTGCTTGagaactggatgtaggcatgggttgttgccgaaccaatataaaacttgtgtttgctttcttcttccttacaCTTTTTacttttccgttgtgcactttttatttccgctttacgtttgtctaagttattgtttctgttctttactttctcataacttagtagtaaagcctaattgaatctagtgacattaagaagaataaatttttaattagtcaagacacgttcataattaattcaacccccccttcttaattattctgaggccacttgtaggagtgggaataggccaggccGGCCTACGACCTGGCCTACATAAAGCCTGACTTgaactgacctatttaattaaaaggttagacctagacttttttaaaagcctattaaattatatagaccaggcttaggcttattaaaaagtcttataagtCTGATAGGtcggcatatatatatatatatatatatatatatatatatatatatatatattattttttggatacaattaattttttttaaaactattagactttgattacacattactgctccataacttctattcctataatcaaggactttaattaccatttaggtgtgagtcatgtgccattttatattcctcattattttgattgactttcctttttctttaactttcctattacgttcctattccataaaatattaaatatttattgtgaagaaGGCTATCAAGCCAGGccagacttttaaaaaggtcaggccaagccaaaataaaagcctttgataggctataggccaggctcaggtctcaaagattcatcgtaggctaggctcaggcctttCAAAACCTGGTCtggcctggcctattcccacccctagccacttgttccaacaacctatttttcagGTATGAACAACTTAtgtaaatcatatataattggTATTTTGTTGTCTATGATCAATGTATACATGTAACATGTTATATTTTTCCTCACTCTTCCTTCATTATTCTTTGAACCCAAAATATATATCCCACCATTTGATCTTGCTGGTTCTCTTTTAGCTTTGTCCAGGTATTAAATGTATGCATCTTAACTCTTTAATTCCAcctttaatattatcttattaatCTAGTTGAGTTGATTaaacatgataaattaataggtaagttattgtaaatttcaaatagttttttttattcctactaataaaaaatcttattaatttaatg includes these proteins:
- the LOC100784627 gene encoding casein kinase 1-like protein 1 translates to MEPRVGNKFRLGRKIGSGSFGEIYLGTNIQTNEEVAIKLENVKTKHPQLLYESKLYRVLQGGTGIPDVRWFGVEGDYNVLVMDLLGPSLEDLFNFCSRKLSLKTVLMLADHMINRVEFVHSKSFLHRDIKPDNFLMGLGRRANQVYCIDFGLAKKYRDSSTHQHIPYRENKNLTGTARYASMNTHLGIEQSRRDDLESVGFVLMYFLRGSLPWQGLKAGTKKHKYERISEKKVSTSIEALCRGYPTEFASYFHYCRSLRFDDRPDYAYLKRIFCDLFIREGFQFDYVFDWTILKYQQSQLAAPPARAIGPNVGTSSAMPPAVTNADRQTGEEEGRPPGLVSGDSTRRRMSGPITNSVNISKQKNPVTTDAALNKEAMLSRPNVLGQSSGSRRAAVSSRRDAFVGSDLDLRTRSTGANPGTAIKTSSARNASHVKNYETAIKGIEGLQLENDEKAHY